The proteins below come from a single Chrysoperla carnea chromosome 1, inChrCarn1.1, whole genome shotgun sequence genomic window:
- the LOC123303122 gene encoding cell division cycle protein 16 homolog — protein sequence MDTELKPSEIIISIDSYRRLVKHYMHLHLYGAALYWADKVVALSKNDPNDIYWMAQCMYLQKQYHRAAHLIRSRGLEKIHLQCHYLTIKSLFEAGELTEALQTIDSADVNTSFQNTSQFTKIGESIDTNQIFDETPKNQVQAGIFLLKGRIYEALDNRGMARDCYRNALQLDVYCYDAFEALIQHQMLTSSEETELLESLPIYQQCTQSEGQVLKYLYEMKLRKYHSTCKISENESLPFLTALSSSQHDKTTRLSTTDNIILPRDTMSLDISIPMNNILSKNVKIQNLYNTKKTQDSKKQQNETVIDKLQRSLDKAVSVAEKYYYNCQYSYCIKITEAILKEDPFHSQCLPVHIACLVDLKESNKLFYLAHRLVALYPDLAISWFAVGCYYYVIGKSDPARRYLSKATTLDRLFGPAWLAYGHSFAVENEHDQAMAAYFKASQLMKGCHLPLLYIGLECGLTNNERLAEKFFQQAKVIAPEDPFVMHEMGVIAFQNLDYKTAERHFRDALARINTTNGSTLVEKWEPLLNNLGHTCRKRKKYHEALEFHKQALTVAPQNAATYSALGYVQALLGRTQEAVESFHKALGLRKNDTFSITMLRLVVDELLEETPPFVGAPEQMPDFDMISTRKSSSDRTLSDISGIIPTSPENDTIPIVDNSAMNETGNTTNANNTCLNDMSMSFD from the exons atggatacAGAATTAAAACcaagtgaaattattattagcATTGATAGCTATCGTCGTTTAGTAAAACATTACATGCATTTG cattTATACGGTGCAGCATTATATTGGGCCGATAAAGTCGTTGCGTTAAGTAAAAATGATCCGAACGATATATATTGGATGGCACAATGCATGTACTTACAAAAGCAATATCACAGAGCCGCACATTTAATTCGTAGTAGAGGAttagaaaaa ATTCATTTACAATGCCactatttaacaataaaaagtttattcgaAGCTGGTGAATTAACAGAGGCTTTACAAACTATTGATTCTGCTGATGTGAATACTAGTTTTCAAAATACATCACAATTTACTAAAATCGGCGAATCGATTgatacaaatcaaatttttgatgaaaccCCTAAAAAC caagtgcaggctggaatatttttattaaaaggtcGAATATATGAAGCATTAGACAATAGAGGAATGGCTCGAGATTGTTATAGAAATGCCTTACAATTGGATGTTTATTGTTACGATGCTTTTGAAGCTTTAATTCAACATCAAATGTTAACTTCGTCAGAAG aaaCAGAATTGTTAGAATCTCTACCAATATATCAGCAATGTACTCAATCCGAAGGacaagtattaaaatatttatacgaaatgaaattacgaaaatatcATTCCACATGTAAAATCTCCGAGAATGAAAGTTTACCATTTCTGACAGCATTATCGTCATCACAACATGATAAAACTACACGATTATCGACTACTGATAATATTATACTACCAAGAGATACAATGTCCTTGGATATAAGTATAccaatgaataatatattaagtaaaaatgtgaaaatacaaaatttatataatacgaaAAAAACACAAGACtcgaaaaaacaacaaaatgaaaCTGTTATTGATAAATTACAACGTAGTTTAGATAAAGCTGTTAGTGTGGcagagaaatattattataattgtcaatattcatattgtattaaaattactgAGGCCATTTTAAAAGAAGATCCATTTCATAGTCAATGTTTACCAGTGCATATTGCGTGTTTGGTAGATTTAAAAGAATCGAata AACTATTTTATTTAGCTCATCGGTTAGTAGCCTTATATCCCGATTTAGCAATATCATGGTTTGCTGTTGGGTGTTACTATTATGTAATTGGTAAAAGTGATCCAGCTCGGAGGTATCTATCAAAAGCAACAACATTAGATCGTTTATTTGGACCAGCATGGCTCGCTTATGGACATTCATTTGCCGTTGAGAATGAACATGATCAAGCAATGGCTGCATATTTTAAAGCTTCACAATTAATGAAagg ttGTCATTTGCCATTGCTGTATATTGGTTTGGAATGTGGTTTGACAAATAATGAACGATTAGCTGAAAAATTCTTTCAACAAGCCAAAGTGATTGCGCCTGAAGATCCATTTGTCATGCATGAAATGGGTGTTATTGCATTTCAGAATTTAGA ctataAAACAGCCGAGAGACATTTTCGTGATGCATTGGCTCGAATAAATACAACAAATGGTTCAACGCTAGTAGAAAAATGGGAaccattattaaataatttagggCATACTTGTCGGAAACGTAAAAAGTATCATGAGGCACTTGAATTTCATAAACAAGCATTAACTGTTGCACCACAAAATGCTGCCACCTATTCTGCATTAGGATATGTTCAAGCTTTGTTGGGACGCACACAAGAAGCTGTTGAATCATTTCATAAAGCTTTaggtttacgaaagaatgacaCGTTTAGTATAACCATGTTACGATTGGTGGTTGATGAACTGTTGGAAGAAACACCACCATTTGTTG gTGCTCCGGAACAAATGCCAGATTTTGATATGATTTCAACACGAAAATCAAGTTCGGATCGTACTTTATCAGATATAAGTGGAATAATACCTACTTCGCCAGAGAATGATACAATACCTATTGTAGACAATAGTGCGATGAATGAAACTGGCAATACAACTAATGCTAACAATACATGCCTGAATGATATGAGTATGAGTTTTGATTAG
- the LOC123305556 gene encoding nuclear receptor-binding factor 2-like: MEDAPLNKAHQEYRFAERHLRYRRFDEAINSHQKAAAYLTEAMKITTSAKAYESMQCQYDYHIKQQDIVKMKKQEYESYLKAVENHRLKITNMLLSSELDGNKHQSDHLQVAIYKTMNQADSLLGLLIQKDTDNESNQSVDNDEIDNCSNTSTTLTNNVGTKRPKGDDTVIEELRTLNTQLHSLVSQLITQLEISNKEVELLREKIRILEDEKAKSKSNQNNNLKTVVDSSNGTSPFICSPCSEISSDINSVIEELSPEKRETPPSSSENHSKT; encoded by the exons atggaagaCGCACCATTAAATAAg GCTCATCAAGAATATAGATTTGCTGAACGTCATTTACGATATCGTCGTTTTGATGAAGCAATTAACAGTCATCAAAAGGCAGCTGCATATTTAACAGAAGCTATGAAAATAACAACCAGTGCCAAAGCATATGAATCAATGCAATGTCAATACGATTATCATATCAAACAACAGGATattgttaaaatgaaaaaacaggAATATGAAAGTTATTTAAAGGCAGTTGAAAATCATCGATTAAAGATTACAAATATGTTATTAAGTAGTGAACTTGATGGTAATAAACATCAATCTGATCATTTACAGGTtgcaatttataaaacaatgaatCAAGCTGACTCATTGTTAGGACTATTAATACAAAAAGACACCGACAATGAATCAAATCAATCGGTGGATAACGATGAAATCGATAATTGTAGTAATACAAGTACTACGTTAACAAATAATGTCGGAACAAAACGTCCAAAAGGTGACGATACCGTAATTGAAGAATTACGTACATTAAACACTCAATTACATTCGTTAGTTTCACAATTAATCACTCAATTGGAAATCAGTAACAAAGAAGTGGAATTATTACGagaaaaaattcgtattttagAAGATGAAAAAGCGAAAtctaaatcaaatcaaaataataatttaaaaacggtTGTGGATTCATCAAATGGCACGTCGCCGTTTATATGTTCACCATGTAGTGAAATTAGTTCAGATATTAATTCGGTAATTGAAGAATTGTCACCGGAAAAACGTGAAACACCACCTTCATCAAgtgaaaatcattcaaaaacttaa
- the LOC123305250 gene encoding protein YIPF5 — protein MSNYKQENDPFNAWNIPPSQYGQQPSMGFNTETDYNNLQSQQLDFQSFTVGDQNGYDQQQPPNYYNQNVPQQQYYSNVPNIFTPETPSEMADGGEPSEFDEPPLLEELEIYPDRILMKTLAVLNPFHSHSIVDDAEFLIKDTDLAGPVAFCLILAVCLFLSGNKANFGYIYGLSVMSCILMYCLLTLMSVTAGVFTLMGVASILGYCLLPIVALSALGVFVSLHNTLGLALAALAVIWSSLSASRLFVSVSGDSSQRPLIAYPCALVCGVFALLVVF, from the exons atgtcaaattacaaacaagaaaatgatcCATTTAATGCATGGAATATTCCTCCATCGCAGTATGGACAACAACCATCGATGGGATTTAATACAGAAACTGACTACAATAATTTACAATCACAACAATTAG attTCCAGTCTTTTACCGTGGGCGATCAAAATGGTTACGATCAACAACAACCaccaaattattataatcaaaatgtTCCTCAACAACAATACTACTCAAATGTGCCGAATATTTTTACACCAGAAACACCATCAGAAATGGCTGATGGCGGAGAGCCAAGTGAATTCGATGAACCGCCGTTATTAGAAGAATTAGAAATATATCCAGATCGTATATTAATGAAAACCCTGGCTGTATTAAATCCATTTCATTCACACAGTATCGTAGATGATGCTGAATTCTTAATCAAAGATACCGATTTAGCTGGACCGGTtgcattttgtttaatattagcTGTATGCTTATTTTTATCCGGGAACAAAGCTAATTTTGGTTATATTTATGGTTTATCAGTTATGTCATGTATTTTAATGTATTGTCTATTGACATTAATGTCTGTCACGGCTGGCGTATTCACGTTAATGGGAGTGGCCTCAATTTTAGGATATTGCCTGTTACCAATAGTGGCGTTATCAGCATTGGGTGTATTTGTTTCGTTACATAATACACTTGGATTAGCGTTAGCTGCATTAGCTGTTATATGGTCAAGTTTATCAGCATCACGATTGTTTGTATCTGTATCAGGAGATAGTTCACAACGACCATTAATTGCGTATCCATGTGCTTTAGTATGTGGTGTCTTTGCACTTTTGGTAGTGTTTTga
- the LOC123305140 gene encoding WD repeat-containing protein 61-like yields the protein MYSVLHKKENAHDDSIWSCAWGRVIKSKELNGNDNEKGEGEESRDSNSSQEILGEYLLSGGVDDLVKVWELKNDRLELKHKLEGHSLGIVSVALSADGTRCASSSLDSSLRIWDIQSGEKLSNIEVGPVDLWTVAFSPDGKYVISGSHAGKISLYGVESAKQEHTFDTRGKFILSIAYSPDGKYIASGAIDGIISIFDMTSNKLVQTLEGHAMPIRTLCFSPDSQLLLTGSDDGHMKLYDVQHANVAGTLSGHASWVLSVDFSPDGTHFVSSSSDKSVKVWELSTKQCVHTFNEHSDQVWGVKYNPDSNKIMSVSEDRNINIYDCPK from the exons ATG TACTCAGTTTTACACAAGAAAGAAAATGCTCACGATGATAGTATATGGAGTTGTGCATGGGGACGCGTAATTAAATCTAAGGAACTGAATGGAAATGATAATGAAAAAGGAGAAGGTGAAGAATCGag AGATTCGAATTCTTCACAAGAAATTCTTGGAGAGTATTTATTATCAGGCGGCGTAGATGATTTAGTAAAAGTATGGGAATTAAAAAATGATCGACTCGAACTTAAACATAAATTAGAAGGACATTCGTTAGGTATTGTTTCTGTTGCTTTAAGTGCTGATGGAACAC GTTGTGCATCTAGCTCATTAGACTCTAGTTTACGAATATGGGATATACAATCCGgggaaaaattatcaaatattgaaGTAGGCCCTGTTGATTTATGGACAGTAGCTTTTAGCCCTGATGGTAAATATGTCATATCTGGTTCACATGCTggaaaaatttcactttatgGTGTAGAATCAGCGAAACAAGAACATACTTTCGACACCAGaggaaagtttattttaagtattgcttat AGTCCTGATGGAAAATATATTGCTAGTGGAGCAATTGATGGTATTATAAGCATATTTGATATGACCTCTAATAAATTAGTACAAACGTTAGAAGGTCATGCTATGCCAATCCGGACATTATGCTTTTCACCAGATTCTCAACTATTATTAACCGGATCCGATGATGGTCATATGAAATTATACGATGT ACAACATGCAAACGTAGCAGGAACATTATCAGGTCATGCATCATGGGTATTAAGTGTTGATTTCTCACCAGATGGAACACATTTTGTATCAAGTAGCTCGGATAAATCAGTTAAAGTATGGGAATTATCAACAAAACAATGTGTTCATACATTTAACGAGCATAGTGATCAAGTGTGGGGCGTTAAATATAATCCggatagtaataaaataatgtcaGTATCGGAAGAtagaaatatcaatatttatgatTGTCCGaagtaa